ACAAAAGATTTTAGAATTCACTCAAAAAATTAAAGTGTTGGAAAGTGAAGGCGATAAAATTTATCGCAAAGAAGTAGCTTGTTTGTTTGAAACATGTAATGATCCAATTGAGATTATTAAGTGGAAAGAAATATTAGAACATTTTGAAGAGTGTATTGATCATTGTGAAGATATTGCAGACTTACTAAGAGGCGTGGTAATGAAATATGCTTGAGTATTTAATTTTTACAGTAGTCATCTTAGCATTGCTATTTGACTATATTAATGGTTTTCATGATACTGCTAATGCTATTGCAACATCTGTTTCGACCAGAGCAATTCCCCCTAAAGTTGCGGTTTTGTTTGCCGCTGTGCTAAATTTTGCTGGAGCAATGTTTAGTACCGGAGTAGCAAAAACTATTGGTGGCGATATTGTTAGTTCTGCTAAAATGGTTGATCAACATATCATTATTGCAGCATTGGTTGGTGCAATTTTTTGGAATTTACTAACATGGTGGAAGGCAATTCCTAGCAGTTCTTCACATGCTTTAGTTGGTGGTATTATGGGAGCGGTATTAATTTCAACCGGTACAACCGGGTTAAATTGGTTTGGCATTATGAAAATTGTTGCATCATTAATTTTATCGCCACTACTTGCTCTAGGAATTGGCTTTTTAATAATGAAAACATTAGGTTTTATTTTTTGTAATTTTGCTCCGGCCAAATTAAATCATAAGTTCAAAAAAATGCAAATCTTATCAGCTGGTTTAATGGCATTTTCTCATGGATCTAATGATGCACAAAAGGCAATGGGTATTATAACACTAGCACTGTTAAGTGGTGGCTATATTAATACATTGGAAGTTCCTACTTGGGTTAAATTAGCTGCTGCTACAGCAATGGGTCTTGGTACCGCGGCCGGTGGTTGGAAAATAATCAAAACAATGGGTGGGAAAATTTTTAAACTTGAGCCAATAAGCGGTTTTGCGGCAGATTTAAACTCATCAATGGTTGTTTTCGGAGCAACACTATTACATTTACCAGTTAGTACTACTCATGTTGTATCTGGCTCTATTATGGGG
This genomic window from Negativicutes bacterium contains:
- a CDS encoding inorganic phosphate transporter, with protein sequence MLEYLIFTVVILALLFDYINGFHDTANAIATSVSTRAIPPKVAVLFAAVLNFAGAMFSTGVAKTIGGDIVSSAKMVDQHIIIAALVGAIFWNLLTWWKAIPSSSSHALVGGIMGAVLISTGTTGLNWFGIMKIVASLILSPLLALGIGFLIMKTLGFIFCNFAPAKLNHKFKKMQILSAGLMAFSHGSNDAQKAMGIITLALLSGGYINTLEVPTWVKLAAATAMGLGTAAGGWKIIKTMGGKIFKLEPISGFAADLNSSMVVFGATLLHLPVSTTHVVSGSIMGVGTAKRLSAVRWGVAQQMLMAWVLTIPCTALVSAITYKIVMLLF